Proteins encoded within one genomic window of Kibdelosporangium phytohabitans:
- a CDS encoding glycosyltransferase family 2 protein yields the protein MGSRVWLLAVRTTVVVVTWRGRAHIESCLDALAKQDRPHRILVVDNASDDGSGELARAHPVGAEVLRLPRNTGYAGGIQAALDVCGTPYMAWLNDDAMPVPGWLGALEDVLDADSAVAAASAKLLTSTGEVQSVGVGLTRDGHGIDLIDGPVFGFCGGAALTRVDALRAIGGLPVEFFCYYEDTDTSWRLRRAGWRIVSVPAAEVVHLHGATANPGSVDFHRWNERNRLLTLLRNAPLRVAARELARFAVITALIPVKRVVPDAANFRVGLRLRVLGEVLLGLPRALRRR from the coding sequence ATGGGGTCGCGAGTATGGTTGCTGGCCGTGCGGACAACCGTGGTGGTCGTGACCTGGCGCGGTCGTGCGCACATCGAGTCGTGCCTGGACGCGCTGGCCAAGCAGGATCGTCCACATCGGATTCTGGTGGTGGACAACGCCTCGGATGACGGCTCGGGTGAGCTGGCTCGTGCGCACCCCGTCGGGGCCGAAGTGCTCCGGCTGCCACGCAACACCGGTTACGCGGGCGGGATCCAGGCCGCGTTGGATGTGTGCGGCACGCCGTACATGGCGTGGTTGAACGACGACGCCATGCCTGTTCCCGGCTGGCTCGGCGCGCTGGAGGACGTGCTCGACGCGGACTCTGCGGTCGCGGCGGCCAGCGCGAAGCTGCTCACGAGCACGGGTGAGGTGCAGTCTGTCGGCGTCGGGTTGACGCGTGACGGCCACGGCATCGACCTGATCGACGGCCCGGTCTTCGGTTTCTGTGGCGGTGCGGCGCTGACCCGTGTCGACGCCCTGCGCGCGATCGGTGGCCTGCCGGTGGAGTTCTTCTGCTACTACGAGGACACGGACACTTCGTGGCGACTGCGCCGCGCGGGCTGGCGGATCGTGTCGGTCCCGGCGGCTGAGGTCGTCCACTTGCACGGCGCCACGGCCAATCCCGGCTCAGTCGACTTCCACCGGTGGAACGAGCGCAACCGTCTGCTGACGCTGTTGCGCAACGCCCCGCTGCGGGTCGCTGCCCGTGAGCTGGCCAGGTTCGCCGTGATCACGGCGTTGATCCCGGTGAAGCGGGTTGTCCCGGACGCCGCGAACTTCCGCGTGGGCCTGCGGCTGCGGGTGCTCGGCGAGGTGCTCCTCGGTCTCCCCCGAGCCCTCCGTCGCCGCTGA